A stretch of Pseudolysobacter antarcticus DNA encodes these proteins:
- the ligA gene encoding NAD-dependent DNA ligase LigA produces MSQESSRIPAETVRRAAALRAEIEQHNHNYHMLDDPKIADIDYDRLLRELQALEDEYPALAVADSPTQRVGAAPSAKFAKVIHEVPMLSLGNAFDNVAASDDLGRYKEIHDFVRRIEKALDVVNPVFSVEPKFDGLAISLRYEDGQFVRGATRGDGASGEEVTPNLRTIKAIPLRLRGNDWPRVLEVRGEVYMPRADFEKYNKHAREHGGKVLANPRNGAAGSLRQLDPRITAKRPLAFYAYAAGVVEGGELPATHSATLKKFREWGMPVSALVETAIGARGCIDYYNRIGAQRDALPFDIDGVVYKLDDVAAQRELGFVGRTPRWAIAHKFPAEEQTTTVEAIDINIGRTGAATPTARLAPVQVGGVIVTNATLHNADQIDRLDVRIGDSVIVRRAGDVIPEVVKVVLENRPLNTQKWVMPALCPICGSAIVREEGEVVSRCTGGLICAAQRNEAIFHFASRRAMDIDGLGERYIEDLSEFGYVTSVADLYKLTLDDLLEMKRLAEQRDGITPETVKAGKIATKWAENLIEAIDRSRQTTLVRFLYSLGIRHVGEGTAKVLAVWFGDLKRIWMLPWPILKLIPDIGFEVAYAIDAFFSQDGNKRVINELLSRGVVVTDTHAPSAKLRGKLNLANYLAEAVIAKLTEKRATQIATAFPTLDGLFVAKTEEFVAAGLPKDSAEELHFFLSNLSARGLLARCIGAAQELNSLLPNEDDQFAAPLAGQTVVLTGTLSAMTRDEAKEKLEALGAKVAGSVSKKTSFVVAGNEAGSKLDKANELGVKVMDETQWLAFLDAL; encoded by the coding sequence ATGAGCCAAGAATCCAGCCGAATTCCCGCCGAAACCGTGCGGCGCGCCGCTGCATTGCGCGCCGAAATCGAGCAGCACAATCACAACTATCATATGCTCGACGATCCGAAAATCGCGGATATCGATTACGACCGTTTGCTGCGCGAGTTGCAGGCGCTGGAGGATGAATATCCTGCGCTGGCGGTGGCGGATTCACCGACGCAACGTGTGGGAGCGGCGCCGTCGGCGAAATTCGCCAAGGTGATCCACGAAGTGCCGATGTTGTCGCTCGGCAATGCCTTCGATAATGTCGCGGCGTCGGACGATCTGGGTCGCTACAAGGAAATCCACGACTTCGTGCGACGCATCGAAAAGGCGCTCGATGTAGTCAATCCGGTGTTTTCGGTCGAACCGAAGTTCGACGGACTCGCGATCAGTCTGCGTTACGAGGACGGCCAGTTCGTGCGCGGCGCCACGCGTGGCGATGGCGCGAGCGGCGAGGAAGTCACGCCGAATCTGCGCACGATCAAGGCCATTCCATTGCGCCTGCGCGGCAACGATTGGCCGCGTGTGCTCGAAGTGCGCGGTGAGGTGTACATGCCACGCGCCGACTTTGAAAAATACAATAAACATGCGCGTGAGCATGGCGGCAAGGTGCTGGCCAATCCGCGCAACGGCGCGGCAGGATCGCTGCGCCAGCTCGATCCGCGCATCACCGCAAAACGACCGCTCGCGTTTTATGCGTATGCCGCCGGTGTGGTTGAAGGCGGCGAATTGCCGGCCACGCATTCGGCCACCTTGAAAAAATTTCGCGAGTGGGGCATGCCGGTCAGTGCGCTGGTCGAAACCGCGATCGGCGCGCGCGGCTGCATCGATTATTACAACCGCATCGGTGCGCAGCGTGATGCCTTGCCGTTCGATATCGACGGCGTGGTCTACAAGCTTGACGACGTCGCCGCGCAACGTGAACTTGGTTTTGTCGGACGCACGCCGCGCTGGGCGATCGCGCACAAATTTCCCGCGGAGGAACAAACCACGACGGTCGAAGCCATCGATATCAATATCGGCCGCACTGGCGCGGCAACGCCTACTGCACGCCTCGCGCCGGTGCAGGTCGGTGGCGTGATCGTGACCAACGCGACCTTGCACAATGCCGATCAAATCGATCGCCTCGATGTGCGCATCGGCGACAGCGTGATCGTGCGGCGTGCCGGCGACGTGATTCCGGAAGTGGTGAAGGTGGTACTCGAAAATCGCCCGCTGAACACGCAAAAGTGGGTCATGCCGGCGCTGTGCCCGATCTGCGGCTCGGCGATCGTGCGCGAGGAGGGCGAAGTCGTCTCGCGCTGCACTGGTGGATTGATTTGCGCCGCACAACGCAACGAAGCGATCTTCCATTTCGCGAGCCGGCGTGCAATGGATATCGACGGCCTCGGCGAACGTTATATCGAAGATCTTTCCGAGTTCGGCTACGTCACATCGGTTGCCGATTTGTACAAACTCACGCTCGATGATCTGCTCGAAATGAAACGCCTCGCCGAGCAGCGCGACGGCATCACACCCGAAACGGTCAAGGCCGGCAAGATCGCGACCAAGTGGGCCGAGAATTTGATCGAGGCGATAGACCGAAGCCGACAAACCACGTTGGTGCGTTTTTTGTACTCGCTGGGTATCAGACATGTTGGCGAAGGCACCGCAAAGGTATTGGCCGTATGGTTTGGCGATCTGAAGCGTATCTGGATGCTTCCATGGCCGATATTGAAACTTATTCCCGACATCGGTTTTGAGGTTGCGTATGCGATAGACGCATTTTTTTCGCAGGACGGCAATAAGCGCGTGATCAATGAGCTGCTAAGTCGCGGCGTGGTTGTGACCGATACACACGCACCCTCCGCAAAGTTGCGTGGCAAACTGAACCTTGCCAACTATCTGGCTGAGGCAGTCATTGCCAAGTTGACGGAAAAACGCGCCACGCAGATAGCGACGGCCTTTCCAACACTTGATGGTTTGTTTGTAGCGAAAACAGAAGAGTTTGTGGCCGCGGGATTGCCTAAGGATTCAGCGGAAGAGTTGCATTTTTTCCTATCCAATTTGTCCGCTCGCGGGCTCTTGGCGAGGTGCATTGGTGCAGCTCAGGAGTTGAACTCCCTGTTGCCGAATGAGGATGATCAATTCGCCGCGCCGCTAGCCGGACAAACGGTGGTGCTGACTGGCACGTTGTCCGCGATGACGCGCGACGAAGCCAAGGAAAAACTCGAAGCGCTGGGTGCAAAAGTTGCAGGCAGCGTCTCGAAAAAAACCAGTTTTGTGGTCGCCGGTAACGAGGCCGGTTCCAAGCTCGACAAGGCAAACGAGCTTGGTGTGAAAGTGATGGACGAAACACAATGGTTGGCATTTCTCGATGCACTTTGA
- the epmA gene encoding EF-P lysine aminoacylase EpmA, with product MHFELANAESPQLSALKLRARLYKTIREFFATRNVLEVETPMLSMAGNTDPNIESFQTEFSGPLSVGARKRWLRTSPEFPLKRLLAAGIGDCYELGRVFRNGEAGRRHNPEFTMLEWYRLGFDHRRLMFEVTELIAHALSLVGKKAALIERSYAQIFQQELGIDAHHASLEQLKQPLQEFRIDPHGLTRDDWLDLLLTHLIQPHLPHDQLLLLYDYPASQCALAKIRVGDVPVAERFEVYLGRHELANGYHELTDANEQRARFEADNTRRIARGDHVIPLDENLLAALASGMPECAGVALGIERLLMCMSDTDDIRDVLAFGFAQA from the coding sequence ATGCACTTTGAGTTGGCCAATGCGGAGTCGCCCCAGCTTTCAGCGTTGAAATTGCGGGCGCGTTTGTACAAAACCATTCGCGAGTTTTTCGCCACGCGCAACGTGCTTGAAGTCGAAACGCCGATGCTGTCGATGGCGGGAAATACCGATCCGAATATCGAAAGTTTCCAGACCGAATTCAGCGGGCCGCTTAGCGTCGGAGCGCGCAAGCGCTGGTTGCGCACTTCGCCGGAATTTCCACTGAAGCGGTTGCTGGCGGCGGGTATCGGTGATTGCTACGAACTCGGGCGTGTGTTCCGCAACGGCGAGGCGGGGCGGCGGCATAATCCCGAGTTTACGATGCTGGAATGGTATCGACTTGGTTTCGATCATCGTCGGCTGATGTTTGAAGTGACCGAGCTGATCGCTCACGCGCTCTCGCTGGTCGGAAAAAAAGCCGCCTTGATCGAGCGCAGTTACGCCCAAATTTTTCAACAGGAATTAGGCATCGATGCGCATCACGCATCGCTGGAGCAATTAAAACAGCCGCTGCAGGAGTTTCGGATCGATCCGCACGGACTCACGCGCGACGACTGGCTGGATTTATTGCTGACGCATTTGATCCAGCCACACCTGCCGCACGATCAGTTGTTGTTGCTGTACGACTATCCGGCTAGCCAATGTGCGCTCGCAAAAATCCGCGTCGGCGATGTGCCGGTCGCTGAGCGTTTCGAGGTTTATCTCGGCCGACACGAGCTGGCCAACGGTTATCACGAACTCACCGATGCGAACGAACAGCGCGCGCGCTTCGAGGCCGATAATACGCGGCGTATTGCGCGTGGTGACCACGTGATTCCGCTGGATGAAAACCTGCTCGCGGCGCTGGCGAGCGGCATGCCGGAATGCGCTGGTGTTGCGCTCGGCATCGAACGTTTGCTGATGTGCATGAGTGACACCGATGACATCCGTGATGTGCTTGCGTTTGGTTTCGCGCAAGCGTGA
- a CDS encoding NAD(P)/FAD-dependent oxidoreductase — translation MQKKQRIVIIGGGFGGAALTRALQKRADRFDVTLLSEESYTTFNPMLAEVVGATVFPEHVIAPLRETVGKARFVMARVIGIDFTAKRVHCATLKGDTHLDYDQIVLAYGNRARIDLIPGMSEHALVLKTIGDAMHIRNLILRQLARIELETDDSLRQRLGHFVVIGGGFSGVETAGAIMDCVRGINHYYPRVGGHELQVTLLHALDNLLPELPAALGRAALRSLLARGVQVMTNTSAVEISANHVSLDRGGTLDCATTICTVGTQANALTARLAGIRCERGRIVCARDLAILGVDAAWAIGDCALIVNHANKSDSTEYAPSTAQFAVAQAHRLAANLIARSFGRPTHAFAYRSRGMMATVGHLKGVAQIYGMHFSGFIAWLIWRAYYLSQMPTFGRKLRIWVEWSWGMFFRPDITHFRFTRSHEFLQQDDELE, via the coding sequence ATGCAGAAAAAACAGCGCATCGTGATCATCGGTGGCGGCTTTGGCGGCGCGGCGCTGACGCGCGCTCTGCAAAAACGCGCCGACCGTTTCGATGTCACATTGCTATCCGAGGAAAGTTATACAACCTTCAATCCGATGCTAGCCGAGGTCGTCGGCGCCACGGTATTTCCCGAACACGTGATTGCACCATTGCGCGAAACCGTCGGCAAAGCGCGCTTTGTCATGGCGCGCGTCATCGGCATCGATTTCACCGCCAAGCGCGTGCACTGCGCCACGCTCAAGGGCGACACGCATCTGGACTACGATCAGATCGTGCTCGCCTACGGCAACCGCGCGCGGATCGATCTGATCCCCGGTATGTCCGAGCATGCGCTGGTGTTGAAAACCATCGGCGACGCCATGCATATCCGCAATCTCATCCTGCGCCAGCTCGCCCGCATCGAACTCGAAACAGACGATAGCCTGCGTCAGCGCCTCGGCCATTTTGTCGTTATCGGCGGCGGTTTCTCGGGCGTTGAAACAGCCGGCGCGATCATGGACTGCGTGCGCGGCATCAACCATTATTATCCGCGAGTGGGAGGGCATGAATTGCAGGTCACCCTGCTGCACGCTCTGGATAACCTGCTGCCGGAATTACCAGCGGCCCTCGGTCGTGCGGCATTACGCTCACTACTCGCGCGCGGCGTGCAAGTGATGACCAACACCAGCGCGGTCGAAATCAGTGCGAACCACGTGAGTCTGGATCGAGGCGGCACGCTGGATTGCGCGACCACGATCTGCACCGTCGGTACGCAGGCCAACGCGCTTACCGCGCGCCTAGCCGGCATTCGTTGCGAACGCGGGCGTATCGTCTGCGCGCGCGATCTTGCCATTCTCGGCGTTGATGCAGCCTGGGCCATCGGCGATTGCGCGCTGATCGTCAACCACGCGAACAAGAGCGACAGCACCGAATACGCACCGTCCACCGCGCAGTTCGCCGTCGCGCAGGCACATCGGCTTGCAGCGAATCTCATCGCACGGTCGTTTGGTCGCCCGACGCATGCGTTTGCCTACCGTTCGCGCGGAATGATGGCGACGGTTGGCCACCTCAAAGGTGTCGCACAGATTTACGGCATGCACTTCAGCGGATTCATCGCGTGGCTGATCTGGCGCGCTTATTACCTGTCGCAGATGCCGACCTTCGGACGCAAGCTGCGCATCTGGGTCGAGTGGTCGTGGGGCATGTTTTTCAGGCCTGACATCACGCATTTCCGCTTCACGCGCAGTCACGAATTCCTGCAGCAGGACGATGAGCTAGAATGA
- a CDS encoding YeeE/YedE thiosulfate transporter family protein encodes MEIAIFTVTFFVAALLAGIMGFAVQRGATCTVAALEQLVVEGRWQRFLSILEASLWVMVGLFFAHAIGLSMTLPPGYRSGAFTIAGGAVLGLGAFVNRGCVFGSIARLGSGEWDYVATPIGFFAGCLLAHALAVDHSADSVAFVVPESRVSALIAVLLVFGLGWRVVLALMKREEHHRSSLRAHLHHAMTRRVWEPGAATVVIGIAFVGLFLLVGAWAYTDVLAELARGSRMSVLARIVLLVALFLGAFLGGWSAGLFRHVAFHPLGLLRCFSGGVLMGLGGGLIPGGNDGLLLIGMPLLWPYAWTAFAAMVVTILIAMRIQKSFAR; translated from the coding sequence ATGGAAATCGCGATTTTCACTGTGACGTTCTTCGTTGCCGCACTGCTCGCGGGCATCATGGGTTTTGCCGTGCAGCGTGGCGCAACATGCACGGTTGCCGCGCTCGAACAACTTGTCGTTGAGGGTCGCTGGCAACGTTTCTTGAGCATCCTTGAGGCATCGCTCTGGGTGATGGTCGGTTTATTTTTTGCGCACGCCATTGGCTTGTCGATGACATTACCGCCCGGTTATCGCAGTGGTGCATTTACCATTGCCGGTGGTGCGGTGCTGGGTTTGGGCGCGTTCGTCAATCGCGGCTGCGTATTCGGTTCGATCGCGCGGTTAGGTTCTGGCGAGTGGGATTATGTTGCTACACCCATCGGTTTTTTCGCCGGTTGTCTGCTGGCGCACGCCTTGGCCGTTGATCATTCCGCCGACAGCGTCGCATTTGTTGTGCCGGAATCGCGAGTGTCGGCGTTGATCGCTGTGCTGCTGGTTTTTGGCCTCGGCTGGCGCGTGGTATTGGCTTTGATGAAGCGCGAAGAACATCACCGCAGTTCGTTGCGCGCACATTTGCACCATGCGATGACACGACGCGTGTGGGAACCAGGTGCGGCCACCGTCGTTATCGGCATTGCATTCGTTGGTCTGTTCCTGCTGGTCGGCGCGTGGGCTTATACCGACGTGCTCGCGGAGCTCGCGCGCGGCTCACGCATGAGCGTGCTCGCACGTATCGTACTTCTCGTGGCACTTTTTCTCGGCGCGTTTTTGGGCGGCTGGAGTGCCGGTCTGTTCCGCCATGTCGCTTTCCATCCGCTGGGTTTGCTACGTTGTTTCAGCGGCGGCGTTTTGATGGGTCTGGGTGGCGGGCTGATACCTGGCGGCAACGATGGTTTGTTGCTGATCGGCATGCCGCTGTTGTGGCCTTACGCATGGACAGCATTCGCGGCGATGGTCGTGACCATCCTGATCGCAATGCGAATCCAGAAATCGTTCGCTAGATAG
- a CDS encoding patatin-like phospholipase family protein: MRTRNSRLKNTATVQTDAASPSMLPGQNVLVLQGGGALGAYQIGVYQAMHEAGIEPDWVIGTSIGAINAAIIAGNAPDKRLERLHEFWDRVEHSGQHAAWGSFGNLFSNWFAVTRGIESFFVPRPAAWISPHTAHGVEKASYYSTAPLLKTLTELIDVDRLNANAPRLTVGAVNVRSGEMRYFDSRDTRLDLNHIMASGALPPAFAAVRIDGDPYWDGGIYSNTPIEAVLDDRPRRDSVIFTVNVWQPHGAEPNSILQVMGRQKDIQFASRADSHIARQKQIHRLRHVIRELAKKMPDKMQNSPEVKELAGWGCGTTMHVVRLLAPALADEDHTKDIDFSPAGIRARREAGYAETRRIIEAAPWTAPVDPIEGMVVHEHH, translated from the coding sequence ATGCGCACTCGAAATAGCAGACTCAAGAACACCGCAACAGTACAGACCGACGCAGCATCGCCATCAATGCTGCCGGGTCAGAATGTGCTCGTGCTGCAAGGCGGTGGTGCGCTTGGCGCCTACCAGATCGGCGTGTATCAGGCGATGCACGAAGCCGGTATCGAACCGGATTGGGTGATCGGTACTTCCATCGGCGCGATCAATGCCGCGATCATCGCCGGCAATGCACCCGATAAGCGCTTGGAACGCCTGCACGAGTTCTGGGATCGCGTCGAACACAGCGGTCAACATGCGGCGTGGGGATCATTCGGCAACCTGTTCTCGAACTGGTTCGCGGTGACGCGCGGTATCGAATCTTTTTTCGTACCACGACCGGCCGCATGGATTTCGCCGCACACCGCGCACGGTGTCGAAAAGGCATCCTACTATTCAACCGCACCGCTGCTGAAAACTTTGACCGAGCTGATCGATGTGGATCGCCTCAACGCCAACGCGCCACGCCTGACCGTCGGCGCGGTCAACGTACGCAGCGGCGAGATGCGCTATTTCGACAGCCGCGATACACGCCTGGATCTCAATCACATCATGGCCTCGGGCGCTTTGCCTCCGGCATTTGCGGCGGTGCGCATCGATGGCGATCCCTACTGGGACGGCGGCATTTATTCGAATACGCCGATCGAGGCGGTACTCGATGACAGGCCGCGTCGTGATTCAGTGATTTTTACCGTGAATGTGTGGCAGCCGCACGGCGCGGAACCCAACTCGATCTTGCAAGTGATGGGCCGACAGAAAGATATCCAGTTCGCCAGTCGCGCCGATAGCCATATCGCGCGTCAGAAACAGATTCATCGTCTGCGCCATGTGATTCGCGAGCTCGCCAAAAAGATGCCCGACAAAATGCAGAATTCGCCCGAAGTGAAGGAACTTGCGGGCTGGGGCTGTGGCACAACCATGCATGTGGTGCGTTTGCTGGCACCCGCGTTAGCCGATGAGGATCACACCAAGGATATCGACTTCAGCCCTGCCGGCATTCGGGCACGGCGCGAAGCCGGTTATGCCGAAACGCGACGCATCATCGAAGCGGCGCCATGGACAGCACCAGTCGATCCGATTGAAGGCATGGTGGTGCACGAGCATCATTGA
- a CDS encoding MFS transporter, whose translation MQKHSVPAGRLAGFYFTYYAALGAFLPFWSLFLKQRGQSAAAISVLISLWYATRIVAPNTWSWLAARSPRPIRWLRFGAAAALASFAIFLLPLEFGGLFVAMCVFCFCYNAIMPQFESLTLSHLGKRSENYGPIRAWGSIGFVLVVSTFGMLFDHLSLAWLPLLMLPLFAAIFVSTIFNNYAADYHIENDDHHDFGARLKQREVLVFFVVALLMSVSFGPYYTFFSLYLEENGYHPSALGTYWDIGILAEIAVFYFSARIFARFDPVRVLQFSLALAALRWIVTAFFPQNLWLMTLAQLTHAITFAASFAACIILLARYFPGRLNGHAQGVFYGFSSGIGGVLGALLAGQAWRIGGGQLAFLFGAAASAVAFIVAMIGMPTTRNSKSSLL comes from the coding sequence ATGCAAAAACATTCCGTCCCCGCCGGCCGTCTGGCCGGTTTTTATTTCACCTACTACGCCGCGCTCGGCGCGTTCCTGCCGTTCTGGAGTCTGTTCCTCAAGCAACGCGGCCAGAGTGCGGCGGCGATCAGTGTGCTGATCAGCCTGTGGTACGCCACGCGCATCGTCGCACCGAATACCTGGAGCTGGCTGGCCGCGCGCTCACCACGACCGATTCGCTGGCTACGGTTTGGTGCGGCTGCGGCACTGGCGAGTTTCGCGATTTTTCTGTTGCCGCTTGAGTTCGGCGGACTGTTCGTCGCGATGTGCGTTTTCTGTTTCTGCTACAACGCGATCATGCCGCAGTTCGAGTCGTTGACGTTGTCGCACTTAGGCAAACGCAGCGAAAATTACGGACCGATTCGCGCCTGGGGATCGATCGGTTTTGTGCTGGTCGTGAGTACCTTCGGAATGCTGTTCGATCATCTTTCGCTGGCCTGGTTGCCGCTGCTGATGTTGCCGTTGTTTGCAGCGATCTTTGTCAGCACGATATTCAATAATTATGCCGCCGACTATCACATCGAAAACGATGATCATCACGATTTTGGCGCCCGTCTGAAGCAGCGCGAAGTACTGGTATTTTTTGTGGTCGCGCTGCTGATGTCGGTGTCGTTCGGACCGTATTACACGTTTTTTTCGTTGTACCTCGAAGAGAACGGTTATCACCCATCGGCGCTCGGCACGTATTGGGATATCGGCATACTCGCCGAGATCGCCGTGTTCTATTTCTCGGCACGAATCTTCGCGCGATTTGATCCGGTGCGCGTGTTGCAATTCTCGCTGGCGCTGGCTGCTTTGCGCTGGATCGTCACCGCATTTTTCCCGCAAAACCTGTGGCTCATGACGCTCGCGCAACTGACGCACGCAATCACGTTTGCCGCCTCTTTCGCGGCGTGCATAATTTTGCTCGCACGTTATTTTCCGGGCCGGCTCAACGGCCATGCGCAAGGTGTGTTCTACGGTTTCAGCTCGGGCATCGGCGGCGTGCTCGGCGCGCTGCTCGCAGGACAAGCATGGCGCATCGGTGGTGGCCAGCTCGCATTTTTGTTCGGCGCGGCAGCGAGTGCGGTGGCGTTTATCGTCGCGATGATCGGCATGCCAACAACGCGAAACTCGAAGTCTTCGCTGCTCTGA
- a CDS encoding DUF2461 domain-containing protein: MSSTAYFDKKSLRFLHDLALNNDRVWFAENKQRYEETVRQPYLRLIADMVEPLAKISPHFRADPRTQGGSLFRIYRDTRFAGDKRPYKTHAGARFFHERHREVAAPSFYLHIEPSACFVAGGLWHPESATLKRIREFLVENPSTWKKAVHNKIFAQRFGLGGESLTRPPRGYPVDHELIEDIKRKDFIAAEAFSDKVACSTELRDVVVAGCKGLAPMIDYLCAALDLEF, from the coding sequence ATGAGTTCGACTGCTTATTTCGACAAAAAAAGTCTGCGTTTCCTGCACGATCTGGCACTCAACAATGACCGTGTCTGGTTCGCCGAAAACAAACAGCGCTACGAAGAAACCGTGCGCCAACCGTATCTGCGGCTGATTGCTGACATGGTCGAGCCACTGGCAAAAATCAGCCCGCATTTTCGCGCCGATCCACGCACGCAAGGTGGCTCGTTGTTTCGCATCTATCGCGACACTCGTTTCGCCGGCGACAAGCGACCGTACAAGACTCACGCCGGCGCGCGTTTTTTCCACGAGCGCCATCGTGAAGTCGCCGCGCCGTCGTTCTATCTGCACATCGAACCGAGCGCGTGTTTTGTCGCCGGCGGTTTGTGGCATCCGGAATCGGCCACACTGAAACGCATTCGCGAATTTCTGGTCGAGAATCCGAGCACGTGGAAAAAAGCCGTGCACAACAAAATTTTTGCACAACGTTTTGGTCTCGGCGGCGAATCCTTGACGCGTCCGCCGCGCGGTTATCCGGTCGATCACGAACTCATCGAAGACATCAAGCGCAAGGACTTCATTGCCGCCGAAGCCTTCAGCGATAAAGTCGCGTGCTCGACCGAGCTGCGCGATGTTGTCGTCGCCGGCTGCAAAGGCCTGGCACCGATGATCGATTATCTGTGTGCCGCGCTCGATCTGGAATTTTGA
- the sbcB gene encoding exodeoxyribonuclease I, which produces MSTGTFFWHDYETFGADPRRDRPSQFAGVRTTLDLELIGEPLQLYCQPPRDVLPHPEACLLTGITPQIAAREGVLEAEFAAQIHEALAEPGTCGVGYNSLRFDDEVTRHLLYRNFHDPYAREWEHGNSRWDLIDLLRLCYALRPDGVQWPLRDDGVPSFRLGDLTAANHLAHANAHDALSDVHATIALARLIRVRQPRLFNYFFELRRKQKIFGLLDYAHMTPLLHASSRYPATRGCLAMIAPLSAHPTQPNGVIVIDLDSDPTDLIELDAEDIADRVFTPRADLPEDVARIPLKTVHANRSPALAPLSALNGVDLARIQLDLERCQRHLAMLREADGIAEKVRKVFAAATPFDAAADPELALYAGFPNDADKRMMREVRHLSPQLLATNAPVFRDARYVELLFRYRARNFPDTLDPAERKRWHAFRKTRLTTQSPGTTLTLDDYFAIIATHRENADLPSSQHAVLDALEAWGHELSREIT; this is translated from the coding sequence ATGAGCACAGGGACGTTTTTCTGGCACGATTACGAAACCTTCGGCGCCGATCCGCGCCGCGATCGGCCCTCGCAATTCGCTGGCGTTCGCACCACGCTCGATCTCGAACTGATCGGCGAGCCGTTGCAGTTGTATTGCCAGCCGCCACGCGATGTATTGCCGCACCCCGAAGCCTGTTTGCTGACCGGCATCACGCCGCAGATTGCCGCGCGCGAAGGCGTGCTCGAAGCCGAATTTGCCGCGCAAATTCACGAGGCTCTGGCCGAGCCTGGCACGTGTGGCGTCGGCTACAACTCGCTGCGCTTCGACGACGAAGTCACGCGACATTTGTTGTATCGAAATTTCCACGATCCGTATGCGCGCGAATGGGAACACGGCAATTCGCGCTGGGATCTGATCGACCTGCTGCGGTTGTGTTACGCGCTGCGTCCGGATGGCGTGCAATGGCCACTGCGCGATGACGGCGTACCGAGTTTTCGGCTCGGCGATTTGACCGCGGCAAATCATCTCGCGCATGCGAATGCGCACGATGCTTTGTCCGACGTGCACGCGACGATCGCGCTCGCGCGGCTGATCCGCGTGCGCCAGCCGCGGCTGTTCAATTACTTTTTCGAACTGCGGCGCAAACAAAAGATATTCGGCCTGCTCGACTATGCGCATATGACGCCGCTGCTGCACGCCTCATCGCGTTATCCGGCGACACGCGGTTGCCTGGCGATGATCGCACCGCTGAGTGCACATCCGACCCAGCCGAACGGCGTGATCGTGATCGATCTCGACAGCGATCCAACCGATCTGATCGAACTCGATGCCGAGGATATTGCCGATCGTGTATTCACGCCGCGCGCTGACTTGCCCGAAGACGTGGCGCGTATTCCGCTGAAAACCGTGCACGCGAATCGTTCACCCGCACTCGCGCCGTTGTCGGCGCTGAACGGTGTTGATCTCGCACGCATTCAACTCGATCTCGAACGCTGCCAGCGCCATCTGGCAATGTTGCGTGAGGCCGATGGCATCGCCGAAAAAGTGCGCAAGGTTTTTGCGGCGGCAACACCATTCGATGCCGCGGCCGATCCCGAGCTTGCGCTGTATGCAGGATTTCCGAACGATGCCGACAAACGAATGATGCGCGAGGTGCGGCATTTGTCGCCGCAGTTGCTCGCGACAAATGCCCCGGTGTTTCGTGATGCCCGTTATGTCGAGCTGCTGTTTCGCTACCGCGCGCGCAATTTCCCAGACACCCTCGACCCGGCCGAGCGCAAGCGCTGGCACGCGTTTCGTAAGACCCGCCTGACTACACAATCGCCCGGCACAACGCTGACGCTGGACGATTATTTTGCGATCATCGCGACACATCGCGAAAATGCCGACTTGCCATCATCGCAACATGCTGTGCTCGATGCGCTGGAAGCATGGGGCCATGAATTATCACGAGAGATCACATGA